A genomic region of Papaver somniferum cultivar HN1 chromosome 7, ASM357369v1, whole genome shotgun sequence contains the following coding sequences:
- the LOC113292634 gene encoding uncharacterized protein LOC113292634 isoform X2 — translation MPLRRLLEVEQPGPLRYIIGAAIMMVGVILPVGFMMFRNKRVPSSSSYSKQT, via the exons ATGCCT TTGAGAAGATTACTGGAAGTAGAACAACCAGGACCATTAAGATACATAATTGGAGCAGCAATAATGATGGTAGGAGTTATTTTACCTGTTGGATTCATGATGTTTCGTAACAAACGtgttccatcttcttcttcttactccAAACAGACGTAG
- the LOC113292634 gene encoding uncharacterized protein LOC113292634 isoform X1, whose translation MPLRRLLEVEQPGPLRYIIGAAIMMVGVILPVGFMMFRNKRVPSSSSYSKQTNKGLI comes from the exons ATGCCT TTGAGAAGATTACTGGAAGTAGAACAACCAGGACCATTAAGATACATAATTGGAGCAGCAATAATGATGGTAGGAGTTATTTTACCTGTTGGATTCATGATGTTTCGTAACAAACGtgttccatcttcttcttcttactccAAACAGAC GAATAAAGGATTGATCTAA